One region of Leptidea sinapis chromosome 10, ilLepSina1.1, whole genome shotgun sequence genomic DNA includes:
- the LOC126966317 gene encoding solute carrier family 12 member 8: MDQHRTRGTDFTAASFQSDEPGFDRARIRRQSGGFVDLGNESQYGTGGHQASGANEIFADVQGDAPWWKSNFFISQPVLFGTWDGVFTSCLINIFGVIVFLRSGWMVGQAGLVNAVLIVIFTVFVALISVLSAVGICERCRIESGGVYFLLAHTLGSRLGGSLGIIYCFGQAVGCALNVFGFGESMASLVGTDNTWAARGFAVSAVILLGTINIAGVKWVIKLQFALLLIILVAALDFFVGSFTTVPNLEFKGWLGGTMANNTWADYQDGYTWFKCFGVFFPTITGILAGINMSGDLRNPSVNIPNGSLAAISTGTFLYLMFVITLAATVTREALLTNFSITTDLSAVKILLLAGLYVSSMSSCLGAMYGTPRVLQSIANEKVIPGLDALGHGRGPNRVPIYSMVVVAIVTVTFIIIGDINKLAPIVTMPFLITYASIDYSYFALAQTFDLQHKREMRFQGNTPRDTHVYGATGSDLDILFPERIRHKTAGDYSPSPTDSAMMNGRASNDENPLPPSVHSKNKKWYSHLCNRWLSLAGVAIKLLLMVLVHWVYALGCLSILWLLWLYIGAANPAVKPGRASEFHFFHWLKISFLQAIGKRPLEYEQLVVTPVYSGIATEQERLNDDNEDFASRRRYHQSTALQTHLVSVDT; encoded by the exons ATGGATCAACACCGAACGAGAGGTACAGATTTTACAGCAGCTAGTTTTCAAAGCGATGAACCCGGTTTTGATAGGGCACGTATCAGGAGACAATCCGGTGGTTTTGTAGATTTGGGTAATGAGTCACAATATGGTACTGGTGGACATCAAGCTTCAGGAGCTAATGAGATATTTGCCGATGTTCAG GGAGATGCACCATGGTGGAAATCCAACTTCTTCATATCACAACCAGTTCTATTTGGAACTTGGGATGGAGTATTTACATCAtgccttataaatatttttggcgTAATTGTATTTTTGAGATCAGGATGGATGGTTGGGCAGGCTGGCTTAGTTAATGCtgttttaatagtgatttttactG tttttgtcgCATTGATCTCCGTACTATCAGCAGTAGGCATTTGTGAAAGATGTAGAATAGAAAGTGGTggagtttattttttgttagctCACACCCTGGGATCCCGATTAGGTGGATCTCTGGGTATCATCTACTGCTTTGGTCAG GCTGTTGGTTGTGCTCTGAATGTGTTTGGTTTTGGTGAATCTATGGCAAGTCTCGTGGGCACTGACAATACTTGGGCTGCAAGAGGCTTTGCTGTATCAGCTGTCATTCTATTGGGTACAATAAATATAGCTGGAGTCAAGTGGGTGATCAAATTGCAGTTTGCGCTTCTGCTCATTATATTGGTTGCAGCACTTGATTTCTTTGTTGGATCCTTTACTACAGTACCAA ATCTGGAGTTCAAGGGATGGCTTGGCGGAACCATGGCTAACAATACATGGGCAGATTATCAAGATGGATACACATGGTTCAAATGTTTTGGTGTATTTTTTCCAACAATTACTGGCATACTTGCTGGTATTAATATGAGTGGAGATTTGAGGAATCCCTCTGTAAACATACCTAATGGATCATTAGCTGCAATTAGCACAgg gacCTTTCTCTACCTAATGTTTGTTATAACATTAGCAGCAACCGTCACAAGAGAAGCTCTACTAACAAACTTTTCCATCACCACCGACTTGTCTGctgtgaaaatattattacttgcCGGATTATATGTCAGTTCAATGAGCTCCTGCTTAGGCGCAATGTATGGAACACCAAGAGTACTTCAAAGCATAGCGAATGAGAAAGTTATTCCTGGATTGGACGCCTTGGGCCATGGA CGGGGGCCAAATAGGGTACCCATATACTCCATGGTCGTGGTAGCAATAGTGACTGTTACTTTCATCATCATCGGTGACATAAACAAGCTGGCTCCAATAGTAACCATGCCATTCCTCATTACCTACGCTAGTATTGACTATTCTTACTTTGCGCTTGCTCAGACATTTGATTTGCAGCACAAACGCGAAATGAG ATTTCAGGGTAATACACCAAGAGACACTCATGTTTACGGTGCAACTGGAAGTGACCTAGATATCTTATTTCCAGAAAGAATAAGGCACAAAACAGCCGGT GATTATTCACCCTCTCCAACAGATTCGGCCATGATGAACGGGCGCGCGTCAAACGATGAAAACCCCCTACCACCGAGTGTACATTCCAAAAATAAGAAGTGGTACTCACACTTATGTAACAGATGGCTGTCACTTGCTGGT GTTGCTATAAAGTTACTGCTAATGGTGTTGGTACACTGGGTGTATGCCCTCGGTTGTTTGTCGATACTGTGGCTGCTGTGGCTTTACATCGGTGCAGCGAACCCTGCCGTCAAACCTGGACGGGCTTCCGAGTTCCATTTCTTTCATTGGCTGAAAATATCATTTCTGCAGGCGATTGG